From the genome of Corallococcus macrosporus DSM 14697:
TCCTGGAACGACCTGCCCCAGGATGGCTTCCTCCGGGATGGTGGGCGCTACCGCTCGCGGCGGCACGCCTGCTTCGTCGTGGATGGCGCCTCGGTGACGCAGGTGCCCCACCGCGCGCACTGGCAGCCGGTGGAGTACAACGCGCTGCACGGCGGCCTGGAGCGCTGGTTCGAGCCCGTGCAGCCGGACATCGTGTCGCAGCCGGTGTGGGCGGGGCTGATTCGGGGCCTCGCCGCGTGCTGCTCCCAGCTCAAGGGCGAGCGCCCCTGGTACGTGGAGGCCCACCAGTTCCGCATCGACACCACCGACGGAATCGGCCGGCCGACACCGGAGGGCGCGCACCGGGACGGCGTGGACTTCGTGGCGGTGCTGCTCGTGGGCCGCGAGGGCATCAAGGGCGGTGAGACGCGCGTCTTCGAGGCCCAGGGCCCCAACGGCCTGCGCTTCACGCTGACGGAGCCCTGGTCCGCGCTGCTGCTGGATGACGCCCGCGTGATTCACGAGAGCACGCCCATCCAACCGCTGGAAGGCCCGGGGCACCGGGACACCCTGGTGCTCACGTTCCGTGCAGGGGGATTCCAGGGCCCCGCGTAGCGCCCGGCGGGGTTGTGCTCGCTCCAGGACACTCCCGCGTCCGTCCGCGCGCCTGCCTGACACACGCGCGAACTCCGGCGGGGGGCCTGCGTTGCCAGTCCGCGAGCGCGTCATTAGACGCATCGCGCGAGGCAACCTCATCCACCTTGGAGCATCCCTCACATGATTGTCGGCCGGAGGCTGTCCTGGCACATCATCCTGCGC
Proteins encoded in this window:
- a CDS encoding 2OG-Fe dioxygenase family protein codes for the protein MSFQPPVIPASEVPSALGARGYAVLTREGLCELAGIESPALEGLRASWNDLPQDGFLRDGGRYRSRRHACFVVDGASVTQVPHRAHWQPVEYNALHGGLERWFEPVQPDIVSQPVWAGLIRGLAACCSQLKGERPWYVEAHQFRIDTTDGIGRPTPEGAHRDGVDFVAVLLVGREGIKGGETRVFEAQGPNGLRFTLTEPWSALLLDDARVIHESTPIQPLEGPGHRDTLVLTFRAGGFQGPA